ATGTTTCTCGAACTATGAAGTTCAATATCTTTCGGGAAATCGCAATTTCCCCAAAAGTGACCCCGATCATTTCCCTGCTTCTGCAAAGCTCCTAACTTAGCTATACCAAACATTATTATTCAAGCAGAACATGGGCAGATATTTTGACCCACTGACGGACTGGTCATTCAAACGGCTGTTCGGAGGCGAGCCTGGCAAGGAGATCCTGATCGAATTTTTAAACGACCTGTTTGCCGGCGAAAAGGTGATCACCGATCTGGTATACGGTCCCGGCGAACATAACGGGCCAGCTAGCGATAAAAAGAAAGTAGTTTTCGACCTTTTTTGTACCGGGAATAAGGGTGAAAAATTCATTGTGGAGATGCAGCGCGGTCGGCAGGATTTTTTCCGGGAGCGGTCAATCTTCTATACATCCCGGGTAATCAGCGACCAACTACCGGCAGGAATGGAGCATTTCAGCTATGACATTCCCGAAGTATACCTCATCGCCATCCTGGAGTTCCGGATGGATAAGGAACCCTCAGAACAATATTTCCATAATATCTGTTTAATGGACAGAGACAGCAAAGAAATATTTTACAAAAAGCTGGGGTATAAGTTTATAGAATTGCCTAATTTTACAAAAGAGGCAGAAGATCTGGAAACAGATGTCGAAAAATGGACGTACCTGTTAAAGAATATGAGCCGTTTAGATCAGATCCCGGTCTATCTGAACAAGCGGATATTTCAGCGGATCTTCCAGATAGCAGAAATAAGTAATTTAACACCGGAGGAACAAACGATGTACGAAGCAAGTTTAAAAGATAAGTGGGATTACGAAAACGTTCTTGCCACTGCAATGAGAGAGAGTAAGCTAGAAGGTAAGCTAGAAGGTAAACTTGAAGGCAAACTTGAAGGCAGACTAGAAGGTGAGCTTAAAGCGAAACTCGAAACTGCCCGCGAAATGAAAGCTGCAGGACTGTCGATATCGCAGATCGCACAGTTCACCAAGCTTTCAATTGAGGAGATCAATAAGCTATAGCAGTAATGCGGGCCTCACAGATGGCGAAATCAGTAATTTAGCAGCCGAAGAAAAAGAGATGTCCGAAGCAAATATAAAAGACAAACCTAGTGATGATGACTTTTTTACAAGAGCCTTTGGAAACATCCCTTTCGCGAAGTGGGATTACGAAAACGTTCTTGCCACTGCAATGAGAGAGAGTAAGCTAGAAGGTAAACTTGAAGGCAGACTAGAAGGTGAGCTTAAAGCGAAACTCGAAACTGCCCGCGAAATGAAAGCTGCAGGACTGTCGATATCGCAGATTGCACAGTTCACCAAGCTTTCAATCGAAGAGATCAATAAGCTATAATTATTAATATTCAGCAATAAATCACAAGCCCGCCTACGCCGGGCTTTGTTGCTCTTAAGCCTAGACTCGCGCTTTGCAGAATGAGAAAGGAGCAAAATCTACATGGGTAAATAGTAAAAACCTTCCGGTATTGCAAATCGCAATCTCATCTCCTACATTTACATAAACCTTCACGCAATCCCCAAATGAAAAAAATACCATTCCTGCTGTTACTTTTCCCGGCATTATCCAGTTACAGCGTCGCTTACGCCCAGCAAACCGAAGGCAAACAGAATCAATTGTCAGGGAAGGTACATATAAGGATTGATGTTTCTCATATGCAGGATACATCCGGAAAATTTATGCTTATGATTGGAGGATCGGTGTTCTATCCATATATCCAAGGCAATATGCTTCTTGTTGACAAAGATCTGGAAGAGCCTAGAAGAAGCTTTTTAGCCTTTTTTCCCAAAAAGAAAATGAAGGAAAATCCGGGTAAGCCGCTTAATGAAATTGCCGCTGAGGTTTCAGACTATTTCAATTTTTTGGCTGTTCCAGGTACAAACAAAATTATTGTACAGGAGTCGGTGGCAGGCAGTGAGATTGCCGGGGGAACATGGGCACAAAAAGACTACTTCGCGTTGCTTAAGCTGAAAAACAATTTTGAAGTTCGGATAAAAGAAGAGTATGCGCCGTTGCTTAGCGAAATAAAGAACGAAAAGAAACCTTCCGTTAAAGATTCGCTCCTGTCGCTCTTTTATAGCTATGCCCGAAGAGGATTTCCTAAATATTACCGCGATACGATTCTTGGCTTTGTGAGGGACAACCCAGATTCGCCGGCCTCGCTCGTTGAACTGGAAGAATATTCGCATGAAGAAAACAAAGATCTAAAGCTATTCTCTTTTTTGTACAATAACCTCTCAGATAGGATGAAGGCACTGCCAACCGCAAAACGCATTTATGCCACGGTCGATGCCGAAACCTTTGCAGCCGATTCTCTTCTGGGCAAAATGGCACCGAACTTTAGTCAGAACAATCCAGCGGGCAAAACCGTTTCCCTAAGCGATTTTAAAGGCTATGTAACCCTGCTGGAATTCTGGGCAAGCTGGTGCGGCCCCTGCCGGGCATCCAACCCGGCTCTGGTGAAAATTTTTAATAAGTATAGCAATAAGGGTTTCAAAATCCTGGGAGTGTCTCTCGATGACAAGCGAGACCATTGGTTAAAGGCCATAAAAGACGACCATCTTACCTGGGAACATACGTCCGACCTTAAATTTTTTAATAATTCTGTTGCCGTTTTATATCACATTAACAGTATCCCATCAAATTATCTAATTGATAGTTCCGGTAAGATTGTAGCCTGTAATCTCGATGAAAAGCGCCTCACAGAACAATTGGAAAAACTGCTGAATTGATTCAAGCCTTCGCCCATGAGAACAATTATCATCTTATCTGTGCTTTTAATAAGCAGGTGCGGTCATTCTGATCAACGATTACAAATAGAGAACACTACGTCGAAAGGCGTTTACTACATTTATTCAAAGGGTTATGTATTGAATAATATTGAGCGGGTAGATCGGTTTGTAGACGCCAGAAGTAGAATGGGCGATACTTCTTATGTTAACTATTTACCTCCCAAATCTATAACCCGAATCATTGTAGATTCTCCATGGGAGGGGTATGTAGAAAGCACTCCTGGCGAGCGCATCAATTTCTTCTTTTTTTCGGCAGACACTTTGAGTCGATATACCTGGGAGGAAATTATGGAGGGCCGCCGTTATTCTAATATGCTTTCGTATAAGATTAGCGATCTAGAGCGAATGAATTGGCTGATAACCTATCCTGCGGAGAATTATAAAGTTCCTTCTGGTCGAGTTTTGTTTAACAACAAAACTCTTCTCAAGATGCTTAACGTTGATTCTACTTTTAGATAGAGGCTTAGTGGAGAAAGCGTGCACCAAAAGGAACTGAGGACTACAAAGAAAAGCTCCTCCTGGTGCACCTTATATCTGAATATGAAAAAATAGAATGGGATCTTCCTGAAGTTGATCATAAAAGCTATGAATTGAGCAAGCCTATTGAAGTACAGGTCTGGTCGGATAAAATTGAAGTCATGAGCTACCCCGGCCCTGTACCGCCCGTGGATGCACCGGATTTCCGACTTTTAAATTCGAATCAACAACTCAAACACCTATGCCAATGCCGGATATCCGTATGGTTAAGTTTCCGCCACCGACTAAAAAACATTCGAAATAGCAGTTAATTGGCATAAAGTCAACTATCCACCCGCGTGGCAGGGGTAGATGTGCGCAGACAAATAATACAATGCATAGAAGCTAACGGAACATCCTATATAAAACACATGCTTATTTTCGTCGACTGAAATGGGGGAATCCGTAACTCCTTCTCCTGTGCCTTTGTATCTTTGCCCTATAGACCCAATAACACAACTGACACTCTCGAAGGCTGGGAGATCAACGAGTATTTTCCTCCGGTTTCCTCTAATGTGCTGCAATTGCTCTGATGAACATTATAATATACTCGTCATTAGCTATATTTAATAAATTTGATTCATGTCCACTTATATTGATGAGATTAAGCAAATACTGGCTTCCGCCCGGCAAAATGCCTATACCGCAGTAAATAAGGCTATGGTCGAGGCCTAATGATTAATTGGGAAGCGTATTGTAGAGGAGGAACAGCATGGAGCAGATCGTGCCGTTTACGGAGAAAGGATTTTAAAGCAAAACTTTCGCCAGTTCTATTTAACATATCGATATGATAAGAAAGAGGGTGTCCAAAAAGTAAGGACACCCTTTTTTGTTTTCCCATTAATTCGTAAATTAATGGTGCTAATGAAAACAAGATCAAATGTACATTTTAAGGCGTTAACCTCGCAGCAGGTTGTGCTTTTTCCCTCGAACATAGGGGATCGGATTCCATCAGATCATCCTGTCCGTATTGTTAACCAAGTTGTTGAATCACTTAATATCGATGATATTCTTTCAGGATATAAAGGCGGCGGTACCAGCAGCTTTCATCCCAGAATGCTAATTAAAGTACTTTTCTACAGTTACTTCTGTAATATTTATTCTTGTCGAAAGATGGCTCAGGCCCTGCAGGAAAATATCCACTTCATGTGGCTATCAGGCAACAGTACCCCTGATTTCCGCACTATTAACGATTTTCGTGGTAAGCGGTTAAAGGATAAGATCCAGCATCTGTTTGCAGAACTGGTCCGTTTGATGGCTGATCTTGGCTATGTCAGTCTTGATATCCAGTATGTGGACGGCACCAAGCTGGAATCGGCTTCGAACCGGTATACCTTTGTATGGAAAGGCTCTACAGAGAAGAATAAAGCAAAGCTGGAAGAAAAAATAACCGGAGTACTTGGGGATATAGATAGGTCTATAAAGCATGATAAAGCGGAACTGGCCTCACCGGAAAAGCCAGGCGTTCCTGTAAGTTCAACGGAACTTAAGAACAGGATAGATGAACTGAACGGTCGTTTGGCAGAGCTGAACAAGCAACAAAAAAAAGAGGTTAAGAAGCTTGAAAAAGATGCACTTCCCCGACTTGAGAAATATGAAGCGCAACTGGAAACTTTAGGCACACGCAACAGCTACAGCAAGACCGATCAGGATGCTACTTTCATGCGGATGAAGGAAGACCATATGAAAAACGGCCAGCTTAAACCGGCTTATAATACCCAGATTAGTACCGAGAATCAGTTTATTACCAACTTTTCCATTCACCAGCGTGCCGGAGATACTGCCACTTTGACCCTCCACCTGGAGCAGTTCAAAGCACATTACAATAAACAATCAAAGAAAGTAGTGGCAGACTCAGGGTATGGAAGCGAGCAGAACTACCAGTGGATGGAGGATAATGATATTGAGGCTTTTATCAAGTACAATTACTTTCATAAAGAACAAAAACGCAGCTTTAAAAAGAATATATATCATGCCTCAAACCTGCCCTACGATGTGCAAGGGGATTACTTTATATGTCCGGCAGGCAAACGTATGATCAAAATGGAGGAATCTGAGCGCATCTCAGAGCTGGGGTATAAATCTAAGGTGAGCTGTTACAAAACAGAGAGCTGCCAGGGCTGTCCGCTCAGGAAAATGTGTTATAAAGGCGATGAAGACCGTAAAATTGAGGTCAACCATGCCTTAAGGGCCTTTAAGGAGAAAGTGAAGCAAAAGCTGTTAAGTGAAGAAGGTGTTAGGCTCAGAAAGAACAGAGCGATAGAACCAGAAGCTGTATTTGGTCAACTAAAAAGCAATAACAGGTTCAATCGATTCAGACTACGTACACTCCCTAAAGTAAATATCGAGTTCGGACTGGCCGCCATAGCACATAACTTAAGGAAAATGGCAGCAAAAGCTGCTTAAAAAGCCTAAATTGACGCGATTCATCATGATAACACAATGTCTATACGATCTAATGCAGCAATTAACTGCATTAAACATAAAGTGAAAAGCTATTTCATAAGAATCTGAAAAACTCCTACTCTCTTGTAAAAGGAAAGAGGGTGCCTTTTTGGACACCCCCAATTGACATGGAGCCATAATCGAAAGGTTAATTAATTATGGGTTTTAAAAATAAAAGGTTACGGAGGTTATCAATATTTATTCTTTTTTTTATGTCATGCGATCCCGCAGATAACCGGTTAAACATCAAGAATACTTCAAATTATCCAATATACTATACTTATTCGGCTGAAAATAAACTAAATGAGAATGAGATAAGAATTGGTATTAATATTGACTTGAATGACCCTACTGCGAAAACACCAGATAACTTCTATCTCATTTCACCTAAAAGTACTGCAAATGCAGCTTTGACCAGTGCAAAATGGGAGTCAATAGCGAATAAGTCGGAAGAAGGAAAGGTGTATTTCTTTTTTTTCTTAAAGGATACATTAATTCAATATAGCTGGGAAGAAATTGTTAAAGGAAATAAATACGCAGGTAAAGCCTTCTATTCAGGACCTAAAAAACATGAATTGGGAAATAATTTATCCTGTTGAAAACTATAGGGCTCCGACAAAAAAATCACATCTAGAAGAAAGATGAAAGATACCATAAGAAATCAAGATTAGAGTAATGAAAAAGATACTTTTAGTATTAGGCATTCTCACTACACTCATTGTGTTGATTATGATATACATTAACGAAAATATAACCTCTCCTAAAAGTAGATTGAAACAGCAATTTAACCTGGAACTAAAGGATGGCCAGTTTTCAATAGCAAATGAACGAGAGCAATGGTCTCCTAATGGCGATGGGTTTTACTACGTTGAAATTAATCTAATAAACGATTTCAGCATTATTAAAGAAATACAATCCAAATTTAAGTCACTACCAGTCAAAGAAGATTTTCCAGGTAATTCTGTCATCGGAAATGTCAATAATTTTCAAGATGGCTATTATAGTATAGGAACAATTGAATCTGACCCAACAACTTTTAAAATTGCCCTCTATGATTCAAAGAAAAAGAAAATAATACTCTACTATGAAATTTTGTAACAATTATTCACGGATTTTGATACAATTGTCTGTTTTAATTTATGTTTCTGGTTGTATGACTTACAAACCTTTAATGAACAATAACATAAAAAAAGTTTATGTCCTTTTTAAAGATACTTCTTGGAATCACTACGAGGGCTACAAATTGCACGATGGCGCTACAGTTAAGTGGGATAAAAAGTATGATCATGTTAAAAAAACATTAAATGACTACAAGGATAAAATACAAGAATTACCACAGGAAAGCTCCAATTACATGCAGCATTTTCTTTTGAACAAAAAGGCAGTAAAATACACCCCTATCAAGACAGTGCCTCTAAAAGAGTTCGGATTTCTAGAGACAAATTCAAATGATCTCACTTTTTACGGAATTATAGGCGATTCTGTGTTAATTGATCTAAGTAGAGGCCGTATCTATTACTAATTAATCAAACGTCGTCATGAATATAAGTTATATCTGCGTTAGGTCAACTCTATTATTGTTGTTAACTTTACTTTTTACGACTGTGTCTGCCCAATCACTCAACAATACCCAACTTGACGGCAGCAGACAAAATAGCCTCCAGACCGCCGTTCCCTTCCTGCGGATTACTCCCCATTCCCGGTCAGGCGGCATGGGAAACGCAGGAGTAGCTGTTGAAGGCGATGCCAATGCTTCGGCGATCAATGTCGCTTCGCTGGCTTTTCTTCCGTTTAACACCGGCGGCGTGGCTGTTTCTTATAGTCCCTGGTTAAAGGAACTGGCTTCCGATATGAGCCTGTCTTATCTTAGCGGTTATTACCGGCTGGATGAGCGCAACACCATAACGGTTGTATAATATTCGAGAACGTGATGAAAGTACTGTTATCCATAAAGCCAGAATACGCCTTTAAAATTTTTGAAGGATAAAAGAAATTCGAATTCAGGAAGACCATTTTTAGAAACCCTAACATTAAAACGGTGGTGGTTTATGCATCCTCCCCTGTACAGAAAGTAATCGGAGAGTTTGAGATAGATAGCATACTTAGTAGCAGTCCTGAAATGCTATGGGAAGAAACCCGGGATTTCTCAGGGATATCAGAGTCGTTCTTCTTTGAATATTTCGCCAATAAAGAGGTAGGTCATGCAATTAAAATTAAGAATACGCTTATGTACGACAAACCGAAATCAATAAAGGATGATTTTAATGTAGCCCCGCCTCAGTCATTTGCTTATTTGCGTTAATATGTAGTATGTCGAAATAGATAATGTATAATGGACGCCACAGAGATAAAAATAGCTCATTTAGTTAAAGTCCTAACCAATAAAGAGTGGCTTGATTGATATCCACCAGCCCCTCCCTTACGGAAACCCGTAACCTCCCTTTCCTGTACCTTTGTATCTTTGCCCTATAGAACCAATAAATAACCTCAATCTTCAATGAACAGAATCATCACCACCACTACCGACACCCTCGAAGGCTGGGAGATCAATGAGTATTTTCCTCCGGTTTCCTCTAATGTGGTTGTCGGGACAAACATTTTTAGCGATATCACCGCTTCCCTTACCGATTTCTTTGGAGGGCGCTCAGGCACCTACGAAAAGAAACTGCAGCAGCTGTATAGTCAGGCCATTTCGGCAATAGAAAGTAAGGCGAAAGCTGTGTCTGCCAATGCCATTGTAAGGCTAAAGGTCGATATCGATGAGGTAAGCGGTAAGAACAGCCAGATGTTTATGATCACTGCTTACGGAACAACGATTAAAGTCGCCCGGCTGAAACCCAATGTTCCCGAGTCGTAATAGACACAGAACTCCGTTATTGACTGAGCTTATATCATGCAAAAGGTTATAGTTAAAAAAGTATTTTTGTTGATCCTTTAAATATTAATGATGGCAAATATTTCTTCAAGCAATTTGCTCCAAAAGATATCAACGCTACTTAATGACGCCCGGCGAAGAGCAGTCCAGTCAGTTAATCAAACAATGGTCCTGACCTACTTTGAAATTGGACGGATGATTGTAGAAGAGGAACAAAATGGACAAGAGAGGGCCGATTATGGAACACAGCTTATAAAAACTCTTTCCAAAAAGCTAACGATCGATTTTGGAAAGGGCTTTTCCCAGGAACCTTGAACAGATGAGGCAACTTTACCTTGTATACTCAAAAGCGCAAACGCTGTCTGCGGAATCTGAAAAAGAACATGCAATGTCTGATCGATTCAAGTTAAGCTGGTCCCATTATCTAAAACTAATGAGAATCGACGATGAATACGAGCGAAGATTTTATGAGATAGAGTCCTTGAAGAACAATTGGAGTCTACGCGAACTCAACAGGCAGTACGACTCAGCGTTGTTTACACGTCTTACGTTGAGCAAAGACAAAAACCAGGTTCTGAAACTTGCGGAGAAAGGCAGGTTGTGGAAAAGCCCCAAGATGCAATTAAGGACCCTTACGTTCTGGAATTTCTCGGATTACCTGAAAAGTCTTTCTATTCTGAAAGCGAGTTGGAGCAGAGGCTGATTGACAAACTGGAACATTTTCTTTTGGAACTGGGCACGGGTTTTACATTTGTAGCAAGACAAAACCGGATAAGCTTTGATGATAAGCACTTTAGGATAAATCTGTTTTCTATAATAGGGTCTTGAGGTGCTTTGTGCTCATCGATTTGAAAGTTGGAGAACTGAAACACCAGGATATTGGTCAAATGCAGATGTATGTCAATTATTATGATCGAAAGGTAAAGCTTGAGGAAGAGAACAAGACCATTGGTATTATACTTTGTCAAAACAAAAGTGAAGCTGTTGTAGAGTTTACACTTCCGGAAAACAATCAGCAAATTTTTGCAAGTAAATACCTGACCGTGTTGCCAAGCAAAGAGACATTGATAAAATTCATTGAGAATGAATCCTATTGAGCCCGCGATTTAAGGATATGATCCGGGTTCCTGTTCTGCATGCTGTAAAAATACGATAGTCATTTAATTTTTTTCTATGGGTTCCATTTTCTTTTGATATAGACACAAAGGAATTAACCGGGGGCAGTTACTACCGGTATAACAGGGACACAAAGAAAAGGCCCTGGTGGAAAACAGGGCTTTGAAAGCCCATGAATGACTCACAATCGACGCTTAAAAACTCGTCAAAACAGAAGGAGCGGGTAGCAGCCTGTGTGTCATACGACCCAAGGATTAGACTGCTGAAATGATCTTAAAAGGAAAGACATTCTATTACATCTAACAAAGTTAAATAGTTTAATATGAGGATATTGAGATATTATTATTTTAGAATTTATACTTATTATAGCAAAGGGGATCCCGATCCGTTTTTAAAGACTTTTGTTGTAATCTTCGCTGGTGCCTTTTTTAACTTTTTGACACTTGCTTCAGCCATATCTATAATTCGTAAAGTAAAGTTCACTTTTTTTACTGTAGAGAAAGGAATAGGACGTTTATGGCCTTTGCTGCTCTTGTTACCGCTTTTTGGACTATTTATTTATTACTTTAAAAAACTAAGATACCATGATAAAATCATTCAAGAATTTCGAGTTGAGACCTCCAAACAAAAGTTTAAAAGCAGCTTTTTTGTGATTTTATATTTTGTTATCACCATAATTTTGTTCGTATTCAGTTTGTGGATACGGCAAGAGGCGAATGGTTATTGAGTAGGTCGCCTGGATCTTTAAATATTGTGATCTTCCGTCTTTCCTTGCCCGTCCGGGTCTTTCAAAGAATTCAGAAATAAAAACACTGCACCAGGCAAGTTGGCTTAGTTCTATCTCAAATCGAATATACTCTAATTTTATGAATAATAGTGTCAACTTCTCCCTTACGGGAACCCGTAAACTCCCTTCGCCGCCCCTCTGTATCTTTGCCTTATAGAACCAATAACAATGATAGATTTCCGGGATTCAGTACTTCAATTTACAGCGGGCACCGAAAAGCAGTATGAAATTTTTCTTCCCTTTCTCTCTTGCAAATCACCATTCGCTCTCCTACATTTACATACACCTTCAAACTCTATTTTCCTTTCCCTGATGCAGGTAAAAGGGACCGACCGTCGAAACCAAAGTAGTAAGAAGCAGAAATTAAGTGAATGCCCAGGCCAAGCGTAAACCTATTATACAAACGACAAAAATCATCCGTAATGCCGACTGGCATATCCACCGGCAGGTGTTTGGAAAAATATTACTTAAATTAAAAACAACATATTTTTAGCTGACAATTATCGCTCATGAACCATAACTACAGGCAACTAACTGAAAATATCCGAAGCCGGATCAACCCAGAAAATATTATCCTCTCTAAAACCTACAGGGACGACCTGTCAGGCATTTCCTATAGCGACGCGCTTGTATTTATCAGAACCGCAATGAAAGCTGTTGAACCCGAATACACGTTAAAAAGTAAGCAAGCCGGAGAGAGGGTAAAGGATCATCTATCGGATTTACAGAGAGTATCTTTTGAGTACCAGGGTTCCGTTATGACCAATACCCACATTAAGGGTTATAGTGATATCGATTTACTGACTATCTCAGATAAGTTCTATCAACCCGACCGCATTGGTATAAATCAATTATTGGAATCCTCGGAGCAGGTAACC
The window above is part of the Arcticibacter tournemirensis genome. Proteins encoded here:
- a CDS encoding Rpn family recombination-promoting nuclease/putative transposase; this encodes MGRYFDPLTDWSFKRLFGGEPGKEILIEFLNDLFAGEKVITDLVYGPGEHNGPASDKKKVVFDLFCTGNKGEKFIVEMQRGRQDFFRERSIFYTSRVISDQLPAGMEHFSYDIPEVYLIAILEFRMDKEPSEQYFHNICLMDRDSKEIFYKKLGYKFIELPNFTKEAEDLETDVEKWTYLLKNMSRLDQIPVYLNKRIFQRIFQIAEISNLTPEEQTMYEASLKDKWDYENVLATAMRESKLEGKLEGKLEGKLEGRLEGELKAKLETAREMKAAGLSISQIAQFTKLSIEEINKL
- a CDS encoding peroxiredoxin family protein, with the translated sequence MKKIPFLLLLFPALSSYSVAYAQQTEGKQNQLSGKVHIRIDVSHMQDTSGKFMLMIGGSVFYPYIQGNMLLVDKDLEEPRRSFLAFFPKKKMKENPGKPLNEIAAEVSDYFNFLAVPGTNKIIVQESVAGSEIAGGTWAQKDYFALLKLKNNFEVRIKEEYAPLLSEIKNEKKPSVKDSLLSLFYSYARRGFPKYYRDTILGFVRDNPDSPASLVELEEYSHEENKDLKLFSFLYNNLSDRMKALPTAKRIYATVDAETFAADSLLGKMAPNFSQNNPAGKTVSLSDFKGYVTLLEFWASWCGPCRASNPALVKIFNKYSNKGFKILGVSLDDKRDHWLKAIKDDHLTWEHTSDLKFFNNSVAVLYHINSIPSNYLIDSSGKIVACNLDEKRLTEQLEKLLN
- a CDS encoding IS1182 family transposase; protein product: MKTRSNVHFKALTSQQVVLFPSNIGDRIPSDHPVRIVNQVVESLNIDDILSGYKGGGTSSFHPRMLIKVLFYSYFCNIYSCRKMAQALQENIHFMWLSGNSTPDFRTINDFRGKRLKDKIQHLFAELVRLMADLGYVSLDIQYVDGTKLESASNRYTFVWKGSTEKNKAKLEEKITGVLGDIDRSIKHDKAELASPEKPGVPVSSTELKNRIDELNGRLAELNKQQKKEVKKLEKDALPRLEKYEAQLETLGTRNSYSKTDQDATFMRMKEDHMKNGQLKPAYNTQISTENQFITNFSIHQRAGDTATLTLHLEQFKAHYNKQSKKVVADSGYGSEQNYQWMEDNDIEAFIKYNYFHKEQKRSFKKNIYHASNLPYDVQGDYFICPAGKRMIKMEESERISELGYKSKVSCYKTESCQGCPLRKMCYKGDEDRKIEVNHALRAFKEKVKQKLLSEEGVRLRKNRAIEPEAVFGQLKSNNRFNRFRLRTLPKVNIEFGLAAIAHNLRKMAAKAA
- a CDS encoding YbjQ family protein, encoding MNRIITTTTDTLEGWEINEYFPPVSSNVVVGTNIFSDITASLTDFFGGRSGTYEKKLQQLYSQAISAIESKAKAVSANAIVRLKVDIDEVSGKNSQMFMITAYGTTIKVARLKPNVPES